ACAGAACTAgttaagttcttcatcatctgacTTATTAAGAAAATCAGTTATATCCCACTTCTCTTCTTCTGACTTTGTAAGAAAGTCAAAGTCTAAGTGGGGAGAACTAGTACAAGCCTCATTGGTCTCTATAAGATTTGTCTCAATATCAACTGCAAGTCGCTTCAGGGATGCTTGATATAGATTAACAAGATGCTTGGCAGTACGACAGGTACGTGACCAATGACCAGTCATACCACAACGGTAACAAACATCTTCCTTGTTCTTTATAGGTTTGTCAAACGAATCTTTTCCTTTATCTGGCTTATGTTCTTTCTTTGGGGTGCAATCTTTCCACTCCTGGTGGTTTGGCTTAAACCGTGAATTATTATCTTGGTTCTTTTCATTATCACGACCACGTTTTCCTTTACCTTTATTATTACACCGTCCATTACCATTGGTAGAACTCGTTGTTGCATGTGTTGCAGGAACAGAAACAGAGCCCACTGGACGAGATTCATGATTTCTTAATAATAATTCGTTATTATGTTCTGCAACAAGCATACATGAAATCAACTCTGAGTATTTCTTAAAACGACGCTCTCGATATTGTTGCTGCAAGACAACACTCGAGACGTGGAAAGTGGTAAATGTTTTCTCGAGTAATTGTTCATCTGTTATATTTTCACCACACAATTTCAGCTGTGAAGTGATTTTAAACAATGCAGAATTATACTCAGAAATAGATTTAAAATCTTGCAAACGTAAATTTAACCAGTTATTTTTGGCTTTAGGCAGAATAACCATCTTCAGGTGGTCATATCTATCTTTCAAGCAACTCTACAGAACCTCAGGGTCCTTAACGGTTAGATATTCTGATCTCAACCCGTCATGGATATGATGACGAAGAAAAATTAAAGCCAATGCTCTATCCTGCTGGGATGCAACATTTCCCGCTTTAATCGTGTGGGCAAGATTCTTGGCTTGGAGATATAACTCCGCATCCAAAACTCATGAAATATAGTTGTTACCAGAAATATCTTAAGCTACAAAGTCTAGTTTAGTTAAATTCGACGACATAACGATaatataataattaaaattacctTTGCTTCCAAAATTTTTGGCATCACCTATCAAAACCAATAATAAATCAAAACTCGAATAAAATAAAGCTAACTCGTCGTTGATAACGTGTAATAATTAAACTACTAATTATATTGCAAAGAACTAAGTACTAATTAATTGCTCAAGTATTAGTAGAGAGTAAGAGAGAGCTTTCTTATTAGCCTTTCTAGAAACGGGATAACAAAAATAAGCTACAAACCGTTGAGTATTTATAGTGATTCTAAATGAACTATCTAATGACACCCACTAGCTCAAGGTGTGAGTATCATATTAGTCTCATCATGCTAACAAACACACACCAGCTTTTGGTGTCTTCAAGACATGCACAAATGCACGCACCAGCTAGTGTAGTAGTGAATAAGGTGGTCTGGAACCTTATAGTCTCGTGGTCTTAGTGAAACATATCCACGAGTGGATATCCACTAACTATAtaatagagaagaaaaaaatttagatTTTTCCACTTCCTCCTCATGTTACGGTTGGGTTGAAGCTTCGTTCCCAACCGTAATCTGTACTTGCGGTTAGGTTTGgatcaatgtagtcaatatcggataCCGGTTTGTCTCGGCTGAGGACTGGTACACTGGTACAACATTGTATCGGGGAGATCTCGGTTTCAAATATCGGGGAGATATCGGTTCTAAATTTATATCTATAATTTATATTGTTTCACACAAAATTATACAACATTAAAATgcatcaattttagaaaaacaaacaAGTTCATTCAAAACATAAGAGTCGTCGTATGAAGTTCAAATTGGAAAAATTGGAGAATTCACAGTTGGTTTGATAGTTTCATACAGAAAGAACACACATAAATTGATTAGATCTAACAAGAATGGAACTATCAATTAAGATGGAGAAACTAATTTGTTAATgatgaaaaccattttatcaagatGTATCAAGATTTAACAAATAATTCATCAAAGAATAATTAGATACAAATCACAGCAAAAGAAGAAATTAACTATCAAAACCCTAACCTCTTGTTAACAGATCGACCATCAATTGAATCTCGCCATTgacattaagaagaagaaaaaaacggaTGCCAAGaagggtttctgaagatttttCTGCCAAAAATTTCGATGAGATTTAGGGATTTTATCCTTCCCTTCACTTAAAATTCCTAAATTGACCTGACGTTCACAAAACAATTCCGAAACTGTCCCATATCGGGAAAACCGGACTGTATCGTTTCgtatatatcggccgatattatcggctaAATATCGTACCGCGATATTTGTGTTTTCGTTTCGCTCTAACACCGGTACACGAAATTCCGCCGATATTTCGGCCGGTACAAGCGAAATTGACTACACAGGTTTGGATAAACCTGGACGTAACTCGATACGGTTGGAAAAATTAGTCAATAAACAGGCCGTAAAATCAACTTCTACAGTTGGATTAATCCAAATCTGGACGTAAAATTTAGTGTTGAATTAATTCAAACCTGGCCGTAAATTCTTCATAAACTAAAGTTACGGCTAGAAAAGCAGTACCGAACCTAGATGTAACACTAACAGAAACGTActagaaccctaattttatctcaatttcattcaatctaatCTATTTTAAGTACAAAAACGAGTAAAtaaagatgggtttgttcgattattacctAACATACACCATGGATTGTTGTTGAGTTTGAAATCTTCATTCTGAATCGGTTGTTGTTGAATTAGAATAAAAAAGAttaggtttttaagtttttattttagttaaagagtaatctagacatttgtgttaggatatcccataaccattcttttggacattaaaaaTCCAAGTAAAGCTCCTCTATTGGAGTGTAAGGCCCCTATATAGCCTTCTTATTCGATTTATACTCaatttgttaattttttattCAATTTGTctcaatttgttaatttttgaatgttttaGTGAGATTTATTTAGACTTTCATATTACTATGTTATTAATTTTCTTTGATAATTGCATACAAGTGTTATGATTTTCCCGTATATGATATAAATCAACTATACTTGCGCACATGAGCATACCAAATCTAGCCCTCCAAGCCCCCTTGCGTAAAAACAAGCTGCAAACTTGCATCTCATATATGGCTGAGCAAATTCCCTTGTTCACCAGTAAGCCTAAATGTAACTATTGGCAAATCAAAATTTTCTTCTAAAGATCACAAtctcaaaaaaaggaaaaaggaaaaaaaaaaacaatataaagCTAAATCCCAAAACTCAGAAATTCTTCTACATCCACCATGAAAGTTCAGAAATTCTTGAAGCAAAGCACAAGGAGATATAAATTAACATCAATTCCTAACTCTCTACTCGACATTGACGTGATGAACattcctcttttcttcttctttaactttAGGGACAGAAACTCTAAGAACACCATTCTTCATCTCAGCCTTGACTTGATCCAACTTGTAATGTTCCTGTGGAAGTTCAATTCTGCTGCTATACTTTCTTACATTCTCAGCATCATCATCCCCgtcttctttctctccttctccttTGATTGTAAGTGTGTTCTGTTCAACAGAGACTTTGACATTCTCCTTACCAAGTCCAGGCATCTCAATCTTCAAATGCAGAGCATCTTCAGCTTCTTTCACATTCCATCCTCTTCTTAGCCCACTTGTTCCTCTTGAAACACTAGGCTTCACAAATGGGTTCTTCATCACATTATCCAACATCCCATACAACGAGCCTAAATCATAATCTCTTGTAGAAAATGGATCAAAAGCATCTGAAATCAAAACCCATTTCGGGAAACAATAAGTAATGCTCCAatcccacaacaacaacaacaacaacaaagataAATCAGAAATTAAGAAAGATTACCTGAGAGCAGATTTGGGGAATAGAAACGTCGACGAGAGAAAGGATCAGGGGATCTACGATCAACATCCATGGCATGTTCATCTTCACCGTGGTCACGAATCATCTCTGCAGAAGCATTGCTATTGAATGATCGAGAAAAGGAATGAGCTGGATTGACTGAAACAGAGGAAGATCGGAAAAGAGTTTTCACAAGGTTAGGAGCTTGAGCAGCTCTTCTCAATGCAAGTGATGAAGCCATtagaaagaaaaaacaacaattggagatttctgtgaagttTGCAAGGGTTTGAGATTAGGGTTTTGTCGTAGTGAGAAAGAAAATGGGGGTTAAGGTATATAAAGGAGTGAAGAGTGAGGAGAAATCCGGGGTTATGGAATGTTTTAGACAAGAAAATTTTCGTGAGCAAAAAGTCAGGAACATTCTAGAGACACTCTGGAGATGCCAAGAACATTCTGGAGTGAGCGTAGGATGATTTTTGATAACCCAATCTACAATGTGGTGAACGAGACCTTCTTTCCCTATGTCGGTGAGAAAGATTCGACTTTCACCTAGAGCCATGCCCATTAAGACGGCGGGGATGTTTGGGTTCAATTTGTGCCCAGGAACATGCTTCTTTGAGAATATCTCATTTCCGAACAACAAATTTGGATAGATAGTCGAGCATTGTGCTCTAAAACAGAACTACCTAGACTCACCAGCAGTCACTGTTGTGTTGGCAGACTAGGCATTCTCCTTGCCTATTTCCATCATATGTTCCTAAATCTAACTTATAGGGGAAAACAGAGAGGAGTTAGCAGGTGGAAGCTTGGAGACACAGTGCACCAGAACCTAACATCATGCAAATACCAATAATTTCGCCAATTCAAGTCTGTTAATGGTACAGAATCACAAAGTATTAAAATGTTCTCTAGTGTTACTGAGCTACATCGAACtccagagaaagaaaagaaaatattaagATTTTCATGTACAAAACAAGACCAATCAATCAACCAAGGCTTTGCAGAAATTCCTGCCTTAAAATTACAAACGAATCAACCCACATTATGCTGCTGGTTACTAACCAAAAGAATACTGACAGAATAAAAGAAAGGAAGCTTTCTGATCAATTATGTAATGATTTCTTTCTCATTCACATTTTTCACTTCCTTGGTCCTTGCCCGTTATCGTCATTATAGTCGTTCCTAATTGAGGATTATGTTGGAAAATAAGAAGTCAGGAGGTACAGGTAAATGCCCGAGGCTGTTTTATGTCTTCCTCAATAGATAGCCGAAAAGGATACCCAGCAGGCCAACAATTGCAACACACAGAAAGGGGATCCCGCCATTGCTTTTGGTACCTTCGCGCCTCAGGAGTTCCTGTAAAGTACAACCATAAGAAAAAGCACATATTGACAAGGAAATATCCCCAACAAAAAGAACACATGAACAAATGAACACCCTATTAATACTTGATAATTGATATGAAAGCTGGCAAGACCTCTACAAAATGAAATCTGGCTAATGCCAGCTTTAGGTCTGAACCTACATGTAGAAGGCATCATCAGCTTTAGGCGTTAAAAGAAGTCATGGGTTATGCTAACTATTGTGTTTCCCACACAAAAAAAAGCTGAAACAAGTTTTCTCGACTGATGCTTCCTCAAGTGGCAGTCAACACTCAGCAATAAAGCAAATAATATGGTATTATTAATAGTCTAGACCACTCATTTATCCCATAAATGTGAATACATGGACAATATATGATGTGGAGCTTAAACATGAAACTAACAAAGTAAAATGTCTCACATTCTCATGAAGTGACAACCGTTATATCCAACAGCTTGGTAACCAGATGATGATGCCTCTAATCAAGGTTTTGGTAGCCACTCAGATGTAGGGCTACATTTCTAAACTAACAAAAATAGGAATTGAATGTCCACAATCCATATGCATTATACAGTTGTCCAACCCATTCCTCCCATATAACACATTTGCATCCCTAGACAGTAGTCCATACATGTATTTTGTTAGATGGACACTCATCAACTCTTGTCTCAGACTATCCATATCTCTTCTTGAGAATGAATATGCTGACTCTCTTATTCTCACTGCCACCAGAAAGGAAGTGTCTTTGGTTTGAAAACCATGAAACAGTATCTTATTGAAGAGAAGGGAACATGGAGCACACCCATTTCATAATAAGGATCTTAATACAACATATTAACGAAAACACATAAAAAATTAACAAagtcaaaattttcatttctctttcACTAAAGAAAAGTAACATAAAGTTTCTTCAGTTTCCAACTAAATTAATTCAAACACCAAATTCCCTCCAACCACTTAATTTTCATTTGTTTACCGGATCCCACAGGATACGACTGTTCAACACTGCGTATGGGTTTGGTAAGCCCACTGCTAATTCACTAATAGGTAATAAGTGACCAGTGTAACACACAACAGGGTGAACAAATTCATTAATGACTGATTCTAAAAGAAGAATAAATGTTTTAAAAAAGATCCATCGAAACAACAGTGATACGAACTGCGATACGGCTATGGCACGATGAATAAGCTTACTAGTAATGATTTCAAAAGCTATGAAAAATGCACCAAacagaataagaaaaggcaaGTCATCGAGCAGTTCAATCTCATCATCATGTCACGCAGGAAAGGTATCGGCAGCAGTTACAACATTAAATAAGAAGTCAATAACTAGAACAAATGATTGTCATTTACTTACCAGTTCCTGGCGGAGTTTGTTACTCTGTTGAACAGCAAGACTTTTCTCCTCCATTAACTTTGAAATAAGAGCCCTTGCCTGAAGCAGTTTGCAATTGCATCAATGGTTAGAATATAAGAAAATGATATAATACAAACCATTTGCAGTCTTGCAGGAcatattttttgaaaaaattattaTAGTAGAACAAAATAAAATATGATAGTAGAAGAGAGCTATGAGATAAATATGATGATCACTAACTAATACTACCTCTGTCCCACAAAAAGTGAAAGACCCACTTtttgtgggacggagggagtatgttttTCACTCATCTGACCCTAAATCCTCAATTCATTTTAACCCTTACACTGCCATTCTATGCGTAAAAAATGCTAGTCTCCCAAATTGGTGTACTAAATCGCATCCACTTAAATGACACATTGACACCTCCTCATTAACCAATCAGAATAAAGTGGGGATTTATAACTTACTATGTCGTTAGAAAAGTAAAGATAGCGGACAGCTCACAATGACAACatagagaatattaaaataaaagtctaCTCTATTGCCTGCAGAACTAGGCATGCAAAGATACTAATTCAATGACAAAACATCGTTGTCAATTTAAATAAAATGAATCAGAGAATGCCATAGACTACCGCTAAATCCCAACATGCTTCACGGGATTAACAAATTGAAATTCAGAGGAAGGAACGGGTTGAATAAAGTGTTGATGCCATCCTTGCCAATTTAAATAAAATGAATAGGAGAACGCCACAGAATCTGCCAGTAAATACTCACATGCTTCAAGAGATTAATGAATTCAAATTCAGAGAAAGCACCAGGTTGAATAAAGTGCTGATGCAGTGATGCCATAATGCTAATCTATAACTATGTGGAATACTAACTAAAGGTGAAGACCAAAAACTATGTATAGCACAGCTGAACCCATATCACCAGTGAATCATACCATATAAAATTTATCTACTCTAATGAGAACATAATACAACAAACTTTGTTTAGTCCAAACATGAATCAATAGGTCACAAAGAACTGGAAGGCGCAAATATATCTAGCGATTAACCAACTACAACTTCTACTTCTAGTCACAACAGTAACTGACTGAGAAAATTCAAATGGTCGGCAGCAATTTAGCTAAAGGATTTTGATATAAACCAAGTCAGGCACTAAGCAGTTACTGAATAATAAACCTAAGGATTTATAAGGAGCATATTCGTGATTTTATCGTACAGAAAATCCAGACGGTATAGTTTGCTTCAACAGATGTTATATAACAATACACACAGCAAGATTGCAAGTATTGCTATATCTGGAAAGTACAGGCATGACCCACATAAAACAACCAAACCTCACCTCTGATGATCTATCTTGAGGCTCCACACTTGCTTTCGATCCCTGAAAGTACCatagaataaaatcaagaattaACTCAAGTGTTCTATCATAAAAAACTGAGCAAAATCTGGGACTAACAGATGATAACATCAAAATTACTTACACCACTAATTTCAGAAGCATTGAAATTCCCATTGTCTGAACTTGAAGCCCTAGGAGATGAACCTTCCTCAGATCCTTCGCGAACCGGTGAAGGAGGTCGTGGTGGAGGAGCATAAACGACTCTCAATTTGCATTCGTCGATGAGATTTCCAGATTCTTTGTTAAACTAAACAAAACCCAGTTCCATTAATTAAAATCCAAACACATAAAATTCCTCCATTCAACCAAAATTCCCTAAGAATCTCAAAATCTATGATTACCATATCAGGATTAATATCCTTTCCAGTAGCTCCAGCACTCGCAATTACACTTTGAAGAAGAAATTTGTCCTTGCATTGTGCATCAGGTGGTGCTTCACTTTGAGCTTGCATCGTGACTGgcagaacaattttttttttttatagtaaaTCAATAAAGATCACAAATTCTAAAAACTTTAAAACTAAAGAATGAATCAAAAAATACCTGTTACGTCACATGTAGACCTAGGCGAAACAACACCAGTATTAGGCCGGACACAATACTTCTTCGGATTTGTTGTCTTAACCTGTGAATcaccaattcaaaattcaactacctaaaaaaattaaaattgaattcGACATATTTAGGGTTTATAACTTGAAATCAACCAAAATGTTCGTCTTTCTCCctagaaatcaaaaaaaaaaaaagaagaagaagaaagatgaaatgaTTTACCTTAAAAGCAACATGATTGTCAGATTTATTCAACAGTTGAAGAGAACATGAGATCTGTTTCTTCAGTTCAACTttaacatgaaattaaaaaaCAAGAAACCCATAATTAGATAAACACTCACCAAACCCTAATACACAACAAGTAATTAAAGATCTGATAAATTAAAACCGTAAACTTACATGGGAATCTTAATTCTTGTGGTTCAACACTAAGAAATTCTCCAGAACTCATTTTTGAAGAAACTTGCCAGATAAAATCTGGGTTTTCCGAAATTCAAAGGTTTCGGAAAGTAAAGAAAAGTATGGACAATGGTGAGAGAACGAGTAGCGGGAATCAGGTCTGATGAGTTTCTTTTGTTCGAGAAGAGTAGATGTGAAAAATGAAAATAGACAAGAATGCtgtgtaaaaagaagaaaaggggaaaTAAATAGAAGCATGTGTTTACATTTATCCAAGTTTTTAGTATTGTCCTAACTAACGGTGCACATTTATGGTGGGGCACAGTGACTACCATATGTTAGGCTCACCAAACCCAATTTGGGAGTCTAGACAAGGTTTGGGGATTTGATTTCATAATAAGGAGAAAAAAAACCAAGGTGATCATATTTCGAGGACAAAAACTCCACCCATATGTTGAGAGTTACAAGAACTCCACTTTCagtgatacaaaaactccaaattttttATAAAGTTTAAATTAGATCATTCAAAAATTTTAATAATTCCAAAACAACCCTCCCATAATTTATTTCTTCATGTTTTCTGTCGTCGTCTCCTCTTCTTATCTAATTTCTTTTTTCTACCGCCTCCTCTTCTCCAACTACCAGCAACACTTCCTCTTCTTCCTTCTGCACCACCATCAAATCGACGACAATATCCTGATCCTCCGTCTCATTTTTTCCCTACCACCAACAACAGCACCTCCTTCTTTTACTTTTGTACCAACGTATATAAAATACAGATCGAGAATGCGAATTGGGGAAAAGAAAAAGGTAAAAATTAAACTAAATCTAGAGATCTAATTTTTAGTGTAAGATTAATGTAATTTTTCTTCTCGATATATCTATTTTAAAGTTGAACGTCAAAAAATTTGGTCACAAATTTTAATTGGTTTGTTGATTTGATGAATTAGATCTAGGGTATTGAAGAACGATGGAGAATTAAACTTGATCTTCGTTTTTTTCGTTTATAGTCAATGATCCTGATAGTGAACAAGGTAATTTTACTAGTCATTTTGTTAATCTTGATGTGAATGTTGTTTGGTCTTCTTTTAGTTAAGAATTTTTACAAAAAGGGAACTGTCGTGCTTCCTGAAATATATGCAAATGTCGAAGGTGTGATTGTCAGTTAATTTATGGAGTTCCATTTATTCGTAAGATGGATTATAATCATTTAGTAGGTTAGTTGTTGGTAGTTTTGGTATTGGAAATTGACAAGTATGCTGCAAGTTGAAATATTGTTAGTTTGAAAAAACAACACAGGTTAATTTTAACTGTAATACACCAATAATGCCAATTTAAAGAGTTAGATAATTTGTACCTAACTAGTTCAACCAGCTTTCATCGATTATGAAACACTCAAGAGtacatttatgatgaaaccaatttcggtttcatctaattttggtgaaaccgattttggtttcgtctaattttatttttttatttttttcatctaaGTATTGATACCACATTATGGTGGTGAATGATTGAGTGATCGGTGTAGGTGGTTAGTATTGAATGAGTAGTGCAGTTGATGATTGAGTCAGtaagtggtgatggtggtgaatGGGTTGtttcattccttcttttcttatcttatttAAGTGCATTTTCAGCATTGTACTGTACTTGATAATTTGGCCATGTTTATAAATCAGTAGTTTTGAGTTTTCATTGTTGGCGGGTCAGAATTGCGACTAGAGTTCTACGTACACAACAAGTACACATCTGTTCAGTGGATATGCTGAAGAGGTATTTGCATGAAATCAATTTTGTAGAGAAAGTAATCAAGTTTCCACAGTTGAAAGGCCAACTATAGTGTTTCCAAAAACCCCTTATTATTAATCCCGATACTCCGCCACAACCAGGTCTTCCAAGTAAGAAAAGGAGAATTTTTAAAACATGTTCACTTcccaagaagaagatgagaacttgTGGTAGCTTCTATGTTTTGACTACCCATAACCGAAGGACACGCCATACTCGACAGATGTGAAGCCATATCGATTACGATTCTTCGAATTTTAGTTTCAATTTAGTTTAGACTACATACATTATGTATTTAATCTACTTTTCAGATTTCATTTTGATATTTGTTTTAGAGTTATTTTCATTTATTCTCTTTTTTATTCTTTCTATAGTTAAACATGTTAATTTGTTGCAGGTGTGTCATgtttgtttcatttttagattaagTTTGGCAGAGCTCGCTGGCTTTTACAATCTgttggaaccaaaataggtttcatcatgtttttgctggaaccctttttggttttatcattttttacTGCTATATTTCTTTCACATCTTAACAACATAAAAGATAATATGTTGTCTAATGTTTTCTAAAGTAAAATTACTAAGCAGTGTTTTTTTTGTGTCGCAGATATATGATACACCATTTATAAATTTTAAAGATCTGCTTACATGCTTATCAAGTGTTACAACGTAGTGAATTAGTGAAAATTTGTCCCAGTTTTTTTAAGTGACAATCAATGTTCCCAACAAAAATAGACATCATAGTCTTTAGACATAAGATGTAAGGGACTACAACTgaaattaattcttttttttttacagaaaCTGTAATTTGTCACCATTACAATTAGTTGATAACCATTTTACAAGTAGTTTGAACTTCAACAAAAACTGAATTTTCCAAAAGAACGGTACTTTTTTAGGCACGACATGCGAGTATTGTTCTCTTTTTTCAAGGAGAATCTTACATGCCAGCTTTGATCCCACATTCTGCACCTTTTCTTGTTGATCATCTTGACGGATTTCGTCTTTTAATTTCTTTAACTCGTCTTCTTTCAATAGATTTTCATAGAAATGTTTGAAAAAAcgtcaaaatggagatgaaaaaATAGCCGGCATATTTTGTCCCTCCATTTTGTATCAAAGCCTTTATTGCAGATGCTTTCGTGCACAAATGCTGCAACGAGCACCTATATGGCtctgtttcttttttttccctgttgtgaaaccaaaagtaaacaataagcaccaacaaaatgatgaaaccaaaagtaaacaataagcaccaacaaaatgatgaaaccaataactgaaaaatgatgaaaccataactaaaaatggtgaaaccaaatctggttacaTCAAGCAAACATCCAACAGAAAACACACCCAACAGATATATGAAACCATAAGTGGAGATGGTGAAACCAAacatggtttcatcaaaaaaaggaaGACAATATAACACGCCAACAGAAAATTGTCTTCAATTTTTTACTTAAATTCGACAAgggaaaaataatgaaaccaaaaatggttccaTCAAAACTACCATAATTAAATCAACACACCAACAGTTCAGGTAGAACCAAATTCGACAAAGgaaaaatttcgaatccaaaatgACCAGAATCAACCAACAACACCGAACTAGTTCTGGTGGAATTAAATCTAACAGACGAGAAATGTAAGATTTGTTCATACCGACCATTAATGAACAGTAATCAactaaaaatatgaacaataataAATATTGATCTTATTATTGATCAAACAACATGAGACAAAGGATTCGATTTACCTGTTGGAGGATTTTTAATCGTCTTCTTGAGTTGTTCGtctttctttctctcttgttgagcattcttcttcaccattttaacagttttttgtgatttttgttttacttttttgaaTTTAGGTCATAACTTGTCtcgattagggctgcacatgggtcggtttgggtcggttttggcctcacccaccacccgacccactgatggcgggtaacagaagttgtcacccgcaaccgacccaacaacacaatgggtcggttttcacccgacccattgtgacggcgggtttggtcgggtgggtggtgggttacccaccataaaataaaatgacattaGTACATTACATTAACAAGGAACAGAGTTATTGAGTATAACTGTATAACAGTATAAGTGTATAACAAAGTTGATAAAGCTAACAATAAAAAGGAACAGAGTTCAAttgttcaaagctcaaaagataaaagagtgcaTTACTATTGAGTATTGCGTACTATACTAAAGCCTAATATCATATAAAGCGACCAACAGCGAGTCGCTGCAAGCCTGCAAGTTTGTGGAtgttttacctccgaatggctgAAAGCCTGAAATAAAACGAAGTCTGTAAATTAGTTACAGTAAC
The nucleotide sequence above comes from Papaver somniferum cultivar HN1 chromosome 8, ASM357369v1, whole genome shotgun sequence. Encoded proteins:
- the LOC113302915 gene encoding small heat shock protein, chloroplastic-like, whose protein sequence is MASSLALRRAAQAPNLVKTLFRSSSVSVNPAHSFSRSFNSNASAEMIRDHGEDEHAMDVDRRSPDPFSRRRFYSPNLLSDAFDPFSTRDYDLGSLYGMLDNVMKNPFVKPSVSRGTSGLRRGWNVKEAEDALHLKIEMPGLGKENVKVSVEQNTLTIKGEGEKEDGDDDAENVRKYSSRIELPQEHYKLDQVKAEMKNGVLRVSVPKVKEEEKRNVHHVNVE
- the LOC113302421 gene encoding vesicle-associated protein 1-2-like, whose product is MSSGEFLSVEPQELRFPFELKKQISCSLQLLNKSDNHVAFKVKTTNPKKYCVRPNTGVVSPRSTCDVTVTMQAQSEAPPDAQCKDKFLLQSVIASAGATGKDINPDMFNKESGNLIDECKLRVVYAPPPRPPSPVREGSEEGSSPRASSSDNGNFNASEISGGSKASVEPQDRSSEARALISKLMEEKSLAVQQSNKLRQELELLRREGTKSNGGIPFLCVAIVGLLGILFGYLLRKT
- the LOC113305880 gene encoding uncharacterized protein LOC113305880, yielding MVILPKAKNNWLNLRLQDFKSISEYNSALFKITSQLKLCGENITDEQLLEKTFTTFHVSSVVLQQQYRERRFKKYSELISCMLVAEHNNELLLRNHESRPVGSVSVPATHATTSSTNGNGRCNNKGKGKRGRDNEKNQDNNSRFKPNHQEWKDCTPKKEHKPDKGKDSFDKPIKNKEDVCYRCGMTGHWSRTCRTAKHLVNLYQASLKRLAVDIETNLIETNEACTSSPHLDFDFLTKSEEEKWDITDFLNKSDDEELN